The following is a genomic window from Leptospira bouyouniensis.
ACCGATATTGGCTAATGTTTCAGGTACAACGGTTGTCTTAGAAGTTTTTAAGATTTGTCCAAGCGCATCCAAATACTCTTGTGTGATCTGTAAACTCACAGCTTCTTTTCCACCTTTTTTGCTGATGGCCTCGGATATAAGTTGGAGTCCTTTTGCAGTGGCATTGGAAATGAGGGTGATTTCTTGGGCTCGTCCATCTGCTTCGTTTACCAATCGAATTTTTTCCCCTTCGGAGATATTGATTGATTCTTGCCTTTCCCCAACGGAATGATTGACTCGCGATTCTTTTTCCCCTTGGGAAATGGTAATTTCAGCGCGTCGTTCTCGTTCAGATTTCATTTGGTTTTCCATCTCAATCAGAATTTGTTTTGGAGGAGTGATATTACGAATTTCATAACGTGTGACTTTGATCCCCCAAGGGTCAGTCGCACGATCTATATTTGAAACGACTCGACCATTGATTTCATCACGTTCAGAGAGAAGGTTATCAAAAATGAGTTTTCCTATTTCGGATCGGAGAGTGGTTTGTGCCAGCTGAGTGGTCGCTAACATAAAATTATCGATTCCATAGGATGC
Proteins encoded in this region:
- a CDS encoding SPFH domain-containing protein — its product is MNEVVIIVFLAVVYIIKKTIIIVPEQSVYIKERLGVLNGVLKSGFYFMIPFVDQIRYRQNLKEQTIDIDPQVCITKDNVSVEVDGVLYLKVIDGEKASYGIDNFMLATTQLAQTTLRSEIGKLIFDNLLSERDEINGRVVSNIDRATDPWGIKVTRYEIRNITPPKQILIEMENQMKSERERRAEITISQGEKESRVNHSVGERQESINISEGEKIRLVNEADGRAQEITLISNATAKGLQLISEAISKKGGKEAVSLQITQEYLDALGQILKTSKTTVVPETLANIGGVFEGLSKITTKIPQVGE